The genome window ATCCAGGTGGTCACCCCCAACGGCAACACCAGCGAGTACTACTCACTCACCGACGCCGAACGGAGGCACTGCGTGGAGCTCACCGTCCAGTCGGCCGGTCCGGGGTGCTCGACCCTGGCGGGTGTGGGCGGAGCGGTCCCCGAGGCGGTCGAGGCCGCGCGCCATGCCAGGTCGGCCGGCGCACAGGCGATCATGGTCCACCAGCCCACCCATCCGTTCATGTCCTCGGAGGGGTGGGTCGAGTACCACCGCCAGATCGCCGAGGCCGTTCCGGAACTCGGGGTCGTGCTCTATCTGCGCAATCCCCGTATCGACGGTGCGTCCGTGGCCCGGCTGGCGGATGCGGCCCCCAACCTGGTGGCCATCAAGTACGCCGTCCCGGACCCCGTGCGGATGGCCACCGTCTCCCGGGACTGCGACAGACCCCACCTGGTCTGGATCGCCGGCCTGGCCGAGCTGTCAGCCCCGGGCTACTGGGCCGTCGGGGCCACCGGATTCACCTCGGGGTTCGCCAATGTCGAGCCCACGCTCTCCCTGCGACTGCTCGAGGCACTGCGGACCGCTGACACCGAGGGGGCCATGCGGATCTGGGAACTCATCCGCCCCTTCGAGGAGCTGCGGGCCCGCAACGAGTCCGAGCACAACGTGTCCGTGGTGAAGGAGTCCCTGGCACAGATGGGACTGTGCGAACGCGATGTCCGCCCACCCATCAGCACCCTCACGGCAGCAGACCGGCAACGGGTCGAGAAGATGATGCTGCAGTGGCAAGGAGCGCTGCAGGCGGGATGATCCGGCTCGAGCGGACCTGAACTCCGCACCCCGCGGGAGTTCCTAGCGGCCCGTCGATTCCTCCAGGAACCGGCGGGCCGAGTTGCGCAGGTGGGTGCGCATGGCGGCGGCGGCACCCTGGGCATCACCATCCACGACGGCGGCCGCGACCGCCGCGTGTTCGGCCGCCACCACGGTGGCCCGCCGGCCAGCTCCGGCCTCGTCCAGCCGCGCCCGCGGCATGGCGATCATGGCGGGGCCAAGGGCGTCCAGCGCCTGCAGCATCAGCGCACTGCCGGACGCCTCCGCCACGGACCGGTGGAAGGCGAAGTCCAGGCGGAGCAAGTCGGCGGGCCCGGCTGGATTCGAGGCACCCGCGCTCGCCGCGAAGGCCCGTTCGGCCCGCTGCACACCCTCGGCCATGTCCTCCGACCGGCGAATGGCCGCCAGGGCTGCCGCCTCGGACTCGATCGCCACCCGGTAGTCGATGAGGTCCATCCTCCCGGCCACCGAGTTCGTCGGGGTCGTCCGGGGAACCGGACGGCCGGCGTCGTGCACGGCGGGCGGGGTGAGCACGAAGCTGCCGCTGCCGCGCCGGGTGTGGACCAGCCCTTCGGCCTGCAGCCTCAGGATGGCCTCCCGGACCACCGTGCGGCTGACTCCGTGCGCCGTCACCAGTTGGTTCTCACTGGGCAGCTTCTGACCCGGCACCAACTCGCCGCCGACGATCCGGCGGCGCAGGTGGTCCACGAGGGCCTCCGTGCGGGAAGGACCGGAGCGTGCGGGCGTGGATGTCATGGGCTCATTCTGGCAGGTGACGGCCCTGCCGCTCAGGCGCGGCCGAACTCCACGGTCTCGGTGGTCCAGGCACGGGCCTGATCGCTGAGGCTCACGCCGAGCCCCGGGCGCTGCGGCAGCAGCATGCGGCCACCGGAGGTCTCCAGGCGCTCGTTGAACAGCGGATCGAGCCAGTCGAAGTGCTCCACCCAGGGCTCGCGGGGATAGGTGGCGGCCAGGTGGAGGTGGATCTCCATGGCAAAGTGCGGGGCGAGGTCCAGCCCGGCCTGATCGGCCAGGGTGGCCAGCCGCTGGAACTGGGTGATGCCGCCGACGCGCGGGGCATCCGGCTGGATGATGTCGCAGGCCCGGGCAGCGATGAGCCGTTCATGCTCAGCCACGGAGGCGAGCATCTCCCCGGTGGCGATGGGGGTGTCCAGGGCCGCGGTGAGGTCGGCGTGACCCTGCACGTCGTAGGCGTCGAGGGGTTCCTCGATCCAGACGAGGTCGAACTCCTCGAGCCGGCGGCCCATGCGCAGGGCGGTGGCGCGATCCCACTGCTGGTTGGCGTCCACCATCAGCGGCACGTCCGGGCCGATGTGCTCGCGGACGGCGGCCACGCGGCGCAGGTCCTCCGCCGAGTCCGGCAGCCCGACCTTGATCTTGATGCCGCCGATGCCCTCCTCGATGGACTGGGAAGCACGCTCCTTGACCTCCTCGATGGAGGCGTTGAGGAAGCCGCCCGAGGTGTTGTAGGTGCGCACGGAATCGCGGTGGGCGCCGAGGAACTTGGCCAGCGGCAGCCCGGCCCGCTTGGACTTCAGGTCATACAGGGCCACGTCCAGCGCCGCGAGGGCCTGCGTGGCCACCCCGGAGCGGCCCACGGAGGCACCGGCCCACAGCAGCTTGGTGTACAGCTTGGCGATGTCGTTGGGGTCCTCGCCGATCATGCTCTCGGCCACCTCGCGGGCATGGGCGAACTGGGCAGGCCCCCCGGCGCGCTTGGAGTAGGAGAAGCCCAGGCCCTCGTGGCCCTGCTCCGTGGTGATCTCGGCGAAGAGGAAGACCACCTCCGTCATGGGCTTCTGCCGGCCGGTGAAGACCTTGGCATCCGAGATCGGCGTGGCCAGGGGCAGCCGTGCCGTGGAGAGCGTGACGTGGCGGATGGCATCGGGGGTGTACGGCGCTTCGAGACTGGCGGGCATCAGGTGACTTCCCTCGGGACGGGGCACCGTGGGGCGCCCGGGTTGCTGGACACAACTGATCATACAAGTTGCCAACTTGTATGACCAGAGGGGAGGGCAACCGAAGCGGCTACCCGCCGATGCCGGTGACCGCGACCATCACGGGAATGATGGTGATGATCAGGATCGCACCCAGGATGTCGAACCCGATACCGGTACGGATCATCCTGGTGATGGGAACGGTGCCCGAGCCATAGACGATGGCGTTCTGCGGAGTCGACACCGGAAGCATGAAGCCGAAGGAGGCCGCGAACGTGGCCGCCAGAGCAGGAACGAAGGGGTCAACGTCCATCGCGACGCAAAGTGGGATGACGATGGGGACGACCACGGCCGCCGAGGCGGTGTTGCTGGTGGTCTCAGAGATGAGAATGGCGAGGATGACGGCAAACACGGTGATCGTGGCGACGCTGGTGACGCCCAGATTCTGTGACGCCGCGTTGCCGATGGTCTCGGCCAGACCGGTGTCGGCGAGGAGCGCGCCGAAGATGATCCCGGTGCCGAAGAGCAGGATGGTGCCCCAGTCGATTCTGGCCGCATCAGACCAGGTGAGAGTTGCCTGACGCTTCTTCCAGTTCGTGGGAAGGATGAACAGCAGAGCGGCCCCCAACACGGCGACGATGCCCTCATCCAGACGGTCGTCGAGGACGGCGTAGGCCTCGGAGTCCGCCCCCAGGACGAGACTTGCCACGGCCGGGAGAAGCCAGAGGGTGACCGTGAAGCCGAAAGCGATCAGGGTATTGACCTCAGCCCGCTTCATCTTTCCGTGCGCTGCCTTCTGCTCCCGAATGAATTCCTCGACACCGGAGATCCGGCGAATCTCCGGCTTGTTGAGCAGGAACATGACGGCAGCAAGGACGGCGAACATGGCCAGGCACAGCGGCGCGGCGGTGGCCGTCCACTGGGCGAAGGAGATGCGCTCCCCGGTGGCCTCCTCGATGAGACCACGGCCGATCAGGTTCGGCGGCGCCCCCACCGGCGTGAGGAGTCCGCCGACGCTGGCACCGTAGGCCAACATGAGCATGAGCGCAGCCCCGACGCGCAGACGCAGGGGATCGAAGGTGGCCTTCACGACTCCGCGGTCCTGCATGAGCTGGGCAATGACGGCCAGGATGCCCAGGGCAGTCGGCATCAGCATGGCCACCGTGGCCGTATTCGAAACGAAGGCCGACAACAGGCATGTGATGGCACCGAACGCGATGATGATGCGATAGGTGGATTTCGCAACGCCGGGGATCGACAGGACGGCGAAGGCCAGTCGCTGGGCGATGCCGTGCTTGAGCATGGCCTGAGCCAGGATGAACGCACCGATGAAGGTGAAGATCGTCGTCGACCCGAAAGGCGCCAGGACGTCTCCGGCAGGGGCCACCCCCAGGACCACGACGGCGGCCACGCCGATGAGTCCTCCGATCGGAATCGGCACCGGTTCGCAGATCCACAGGATGATCACCCCCAGCAGGACCGCCGCCAGGAGTTGCTGCGTCGAGTCCATGGGGGTGGGCAGTAGGGCGAAGGCAATCGCCACGGCCGGGGCCAGGAAGAACCCCAGCGTCTGGCGTGCGCGCTCGAACTTCTCCTCGCGGGGCGACAGGGTCTGTTCACTGAGGCTCCGGAAGGTCTTGCCGCCCAACAGGGCAGCGGTGACGTCGGTCCGCCGGGGCGCCGCAGGCGTTCGGCTGGTTGCAGAGAGGGTGCTGGACATCCTGGTCCTTTGCTCGTTGGGTGCATCCCACCCTGCCCGTGTGATTCGGATCACGTCCAAGACTAGTAACCTACTGTCGGTATAGGTAAAACCAATGCGAACTCGCCTCCCGATCGCCGTCCCACATGGCCCCGCCACGGATCCGGGCTCGCAGGACACGTGAAAGGTGAAGCATGGACGTGAGGCATTTGCGGTACTTTTTGGCCGTAGCCGACCATCAGGGCTTCAGCCGCGCCGCGGAACAGCTGTTGATCGCCCAGCCATCCCTCTCGCAGACGATCAAGGCCCTGGAGCAGGAGATCGGACTACCACTGTTCCACCGAGTGGGGCGGCGGGTGGTCCTGAGCGAGGCAGGCAAGGAACTCGTAGGACCGGCCCGGCTGGTGGTCCGCGACCTCGAGGCGGCTCGAGCGGCACTCGATTCCCTCAAGGGTGTGCGCAGCGGCAGGTTGGAGTTGACAGCCATGCCCTCGCCGGGGATCGAACCGTTGACCTCCATGCTCGCCACCTACACTCAGCTCCACCCGTCCGTGACCGTCAGTGTGGAGGCGGCCTTCACGTCCGAGAGCGTCGTCACCTCGCTCCGGAACGGTCATGCGGAGATCGGCCTTCTCGGCTCGGACCGGCCCATTCTGGTCCCGGACCTGAAGGTGATGCAGCTCGAGCGACAGCCGCTGATGCTCATCGTCAACCCCCACGCGGATTCTTTTGGATCCCAGGACACCCTCCAGCCAGCAGACCTCGGTGGGCACCGGGTGGTCGTATCCCAGCGGGGATCCCTGATGCGGTCGCTCGTGGACGACATCCTGGCCAGTGGCATTGGCGTGGAGATCGCTGTGGAGGTGGCCCACCGCACCTCCGTCCTGCCCCTCGTGCTGGCCGGCGTCGGGCATGCCGTGATGCCCTCGTCCTGGGCTCCACTGGCGCGGCAGTCCGGCCTTCGGGTCATGGACATCGAGCCGATCTCTATACTCCACGTCGCCGTGCTGAGCCGAGAGAACAACCTGACCCCCGCCGCTCAGGCCTTCCTGTCCGTGGCACAGGACCACGCCAGCCAGCACACTGACAGCATCGAATAGGTTTTTCCTATTCGGCATATGCCAATCCAGTCTTGGACGCAATGGAACCTGGTGGCTCTAATGGAATTCGAAACCGCACACGAGATGCGGAGAACGGTCGCAAAGGAGAACAACGCATGAGCGAGACCCGAGTTTTCAAGATCGCCTCGATCCCCGCGGACGGCGTAGGCAAAGAGGTGGTTGCTGCAGGCCGCCGTGTGCTGGATGCCCTGGCCCAGCAGTCCAACGGCTCGTTCGCCTTCGAGTGGACCGAATTCCCCTGGGGCTGCGAGTACTTCGCCGAGCACGGAGTGATGATGGACCCCGATGGCTTGGAGACGCTGAGGGGCTTCGACGCGATCTACTTCGGTGCCGTCGGGTGGGAGAACGTCCCCGACCACACCAGCCTGTGGGGCCTGCGCCTGAACATCACCCAGAACTTCGACCAGTGGGCCAATATCCGTCCCGTGAAGTTCCTGCCGGGCGTCCAGTCTCCACTGCGCAAGGCTGACCACACCGAACTGGACTGGATCGTGGTCCGCGAGAACAGCGAGGGTGAGTACGCCGGCCTCGGCGGGCGCAACCTCAGCGGCCGCGGCCCGGGTAATGAGGTCGCCCTGCAGACGGCGCTGTTCACGGACAAGGGCTGCGAACGCATCATGCGCTTCGCGTTCGATCTGGCGCGCACCCGGACGGTGAAGAAGGTTTCCTCCGTCACCAAGTCCAACGCCCAGCAGTACGGCATGGTTCTGTGGGACGAGGTCTTTCAGCGGGTGGCCCTGGACTACCCCGACGTCGCCACCGAGAGCGTACTGGTCGATGCCATGAGCGCGAAGTTCATCTTGAACCCCGAGGACCTCTCCGTCGTCGTGGCCTCCAACCTCAATGCAGACATCCTCTCCGACCTCGGGTCTGCCCTCGCCGGCAGCCTGGGCCTGGCGGCCAGCGCCAACCTCAACCCCGAGCGCCGCTTCCCGTCAATGTTCGAACCGGTCCACGGCACCGCCCCGGACATCGCTGGACAGGGAATCTGCAATCCCATGGGCGCGATTGCCAGCGCCGCGCTGATGCTCGACCATTTCGGTCTGCAGGCCGAGGCCCGTCAGGTCGAGGCGGCGATCGAGGCGGCAACCGCCGCTGGCCGCCTCCCCCGCGATCTCGGCGGACAGTCCAGCACCGACGAGGTGACCGAGGCAATCATCGAGTCCCTGAGCATGACGCTCGCCACTGCCTGACAAGTCACCTGTCCTGTCGCTCTGACACGGTGCTCCGGGGTAAGCGGTGCCCATCGCCTAGCCCGGAGCCCCCCAACCCTGATGCAGGAATCGTGGAACACACCATGGAGACCAAGGTCCTTCTCGCCCTGGACAAGTTCAAGGGCTCGCTCACCGCCTCAGAGGCGGCCCTCGCGTTGAGCGCCGGACTGAGATCCGGCGCGGGCCAGAACCGGGTCAGTTGCCAGGTCCTGCCGCTCGCGGATGGAGGGGACGGTAGCGTGGACGCAGCGCTGGAGGCCGGATTCACACCGCTGACCGTCACGGTGACCGGCCCGACGGGGATACCCGCCGTGACCACTCTCGCCCTAGATGGCAGCTCCGCCGTCGTGGAGGTGGCTACCACGTCGGGGCTGCAGATGCTGCCGCATGGACGGCCTGCGCCGTTGAACAGCAGCAGCCTCGGATTCGGGCAGGCCGTCCAGGCGGCGTTGGACCGGGGAACCCGGCAAGTGGTCCTGGCACTCGGCGGAAGCGCCACCACCGACGGAGGCGCCGGCCTGCTCAGCGCGCTGGGCGCCCGGTTCCGCGACGACGGCGGTCGAGTCTTCGAACCCACCGGCGCCACCCTGAAGGACATCGGACGCATCGACTTGGACGGGCTCGTCTCACTGGACGGACGGGATCTCGTCGCCGCTAACGATGTCCAGAATCCGCTCCTCGGCCCGGAGGGGACCGCAGCCGTTTACGGGCCCCAGAAGGGCGCCACTCCCAGCGACGTGGTCCTCCTCGAGAACGGCTTGGCCCATCTTGTTCGTCGTCTGGACGAAGCGGGTGCGCCCGGCACCGACTGCGCGTCAACCCCGGGCGCCGGCAGCGCCGGAGGACTCGGATTCGCCGCGATGCTCCTCGGCGCCCGCATGGTCTCCGGCGCGGAGTTCTTTCTCGACCTCCTCGGCTTCGACCAGGCCCTAGCTGGATGCGATCTGGTGGTGACGGGAGAGGGCAAGATCGATCAGCAGACCCTCTCCGGCAAACTGCCCCTCGTCGTGGCCCGCCGAGCCGCATCGGTGCCGGTCGTCGCCGTTGTCGGCTACAACGCCCTGGAGGTCGACGAGCTCCCGGGGCACCACATTGAACGGATCTATGCACTGAGCAGCATGACCACCCGAGACTGCGCCGCCGACCCGGCCCTCTCAGCCGAGCTGCTCACTCAACTCGGGCGCCAGATCATCCGCGTCTTCACCACGGCCACGGACAGGAACACCCCATGAGACGCGCCAAGATCGTTGCCACGTTCGGTCCCGCGACCGCCGGATACGCCACCACCCACGCCCTCCTTCAGGCGGGAGTGGATATCGCCCGGCTGAACATGAGTCACGGCGAGCACGCCGTCCATGAGCAGACCTACCACCAGGTCCGTGAGGCCGCACGTGAGCTCGACCGGCCGGTGGGCATTCTGGCAGACCTCCAGGGCCCCAAGATCCGTCTCGGACGGTTCGCCGATGGTCCGCACCATCTCGCGGCGGGTCAGCGCTTCACCATCACCGTGAGAGACGTGGAGGGAACCGCAGAGATCTGCTCCACCACGTTCTCCGGCCTAGCCGCCGACGTCACGCCGGGCGACATCCTGCTGATCGACGACGGCAAGGTCGCCGTACGGGCCCTGAGGGTCGACGCTACCGAGATCCTGACCGAGGTGACCGTGCCGGGCCTCGTATCCAACAACAAGGGGATCAATCTCCCCGGCGTGGCCATGAGCATCCCCGCGTTGACAGAAAAAGATGAGACCGACCTTCGGTGGGCTCTGAGGTGCGGCGTCGACCTGGTGGCCCTGTCCTTCGTGCGCGATGCGACCGACATCCGCCGCGTCCACGAGGTCATGGACGAGGTGGGCAGGCGTGTTCCGGTCATCGCGAAGATCGAGAAGCCTCAGGCCGTGGAGAAGATAGAGGAGATCATCGATGCCTTCGACGCGATCATGGTGGCCCGCGGAGACCTGGGCGTGGAGCTTCCCCTCGAGGAGGTCCCCCTCGTGCAGAAACGAGCCGTGGAACTGGCGCGCCGCTGGGCCAAGCCGGTGATCGTGGCCACGCAGATGCTGGAGTCCATGATCGAGAACCCCCGACCCACGCGAGCTGAGGCCTCAGATTGTGCGAACGCCGTCCTCGACGGCGCCGACGCGGTCATGCTCTCCGGCGAGACAAGCGTGGGCGCATTTCCGGTTGACACCGTCCGGACGATGGCCAGCATCATCGAATCCACGGAGGAACACGGTCTGGAACGAATCCCCGCGCTCGGCACCACGCCCCGGACCCGGGGCGGCTCGATCACCAGAGCCGCGGTGGAGATCGCCGACCAGCTGGACGCAAAGGTCATCTGCACCTTCACCGAGACGGGCGACTCCGCCCGTCGTCTCGCACGGCTCCGTCCCGCCACCCCGGTCTACGCGTTCTCGCCCTCTGACACCACCGTCCAGACCATGGCTCTCACGTGGGGACTCCAACCGCGGCGGGTTCCCTCGGTGGACAGCACCGACGCCATGACCGAATTGGTTGACCGGATGCTCCACGAGAACGGCCTGGCCACGCCCGGCGATCTGGTCGTGATCGCGGCCGGGTCACCTCCGGGGAGGGCGGGGACCACCAACATCATCAAGGTTCACCGCATCGGAGACCGCGCACTAGATCACGCGCACTGAGTCCGGACGTGCCGTAGCACCCACGGGCCCGGACAGGTCAGTACCGGCGCAGGGCCTCCGGGTGATCGGCGAGCTCCTGCATGGTCTCGCGGTGGACCCGCTTCTCCACGATGAAGGACAGGAAGGGCACCACGCCGCCGCCAGCGATGGCCAGCAGGCGCATCCCGTTCCAGCGCATCAGTGACCACAGGCGGAAAGCGGCGACGAGGTAGACCACGTAGAGCCAGCCATGGGCGATGAGCACGGCGATGGAGAGGTTGAGACCACCTGTCACCGAGTCCTCCGGCTGGAGGGACAAGCTGTTCGCGGCACCGTCGGCCAGGGTGCCGCCGGCGTAGAGCTCGGTGCCGTAGCCGTACTTGAAGATCATCTCGAACACGAGCAGCAGCAGCATGATGCCGGTGATCCACGCACAGATCTTGTACATCATCAGCGCCGACTTGATCTGCTGATCCGTCCCCGCGAACCGACGCGGAGCACTCTTCTCCGGCCGCGGCGGCGGCGCCGGCAGGTCCGCCTCGGTGATGTCCTCGGGGTCGGGCAGAGTGTTCGGGTCGACCGGGGGCTGCTGGTCCGGGGTGGTCACTGGTTCTCCTGCGTTTGCTGGGTTTGCTGGGTTTGCTGGGCTGACGTGGGGGCGGTGGAAGCCCCGTAATACTGTTCGTACTCTTCGATGGCCTTCCGCTTGGCCTCAAGGGCCTCGGTACGGCGGCGCTCGAGTTCTGCGGCTCTCCACTCCTCGGCCCACTGGCGGTCGAGTTCGTCCTCGTCCTGACTGCGCAGGTAGTCATCCCGCAGGAACCGCCACCAGAGGAAGATGGCGAAGCCGGCGAACACGACCCACTCGATGGCGTAGAAGATGTTCATCCAGTTGTAGGTGGTCTCCTGCGGCTGGGGGCCCACGAGCACTGGCTCCAACGCGCCGCCCTCGGCCTTCGCGCCGACCTCCTGCCCGCTGTCCGGGGCGCCTGGGCCACCGGTGGCCACCACATCAAAGGCAGCCACATAGCCGGCATAGGAGCGCACGTCCCACAGGTTGATCAGCTCGGACGAGGCCAGGTTGGTCAGCACCGTACCGTCCGCGGTGTGCTGGATGCCCTCCGGGCTGGGCCCCTCGGCGGGCAGCAGTCGCCCGGTGATGTGCAGGTCTCCCTGCGGCGCCGGGTCGGTCTCGGCGGTGGACGCGGTCCAGCCGCGGACCACGGGCATCACCTCACCGTTCGGGGCACCGTCCACTTGGAAGGCGCTGACCACCCAGTAGCCCTCGGTGCCGTCCTGGCCGCCGTGCAGACGCGGGTGGATGAACACGTCCGTGTCCGGGACGAAGGAGCCGGTCATCGTGACCACCTGGTCCGCCTCGGTGCCGTACATCGCCTTCTCCGGGACGAAGTGCTCCGTCAGCTCGACGGGGGTCTCTGTCTGGGTCAGCGGAGGCGGAGCGGAGGCGGAGTTGTCCATCTGCCACTTCCCGAGGAGCACGAACACCGCGGAGACCACGAGCGCCAGGACGAGTCCGGCGATCCACTGGGGTTTCAGGGCGGTCTTCAGCACCCCACCAGACTACGCGGTTTCTCTACCGGACGTAGAACTCGCAATCTCGGGCAGGCCACCACGGGCCACATCGCGGACTGAACCCCGGGCCGCCTCGACCAGCAGGGCATGGGCTTCGGCGTCCGTGCCGGCCTCCAGCGTGGCCCGCTGGGCCAGCGTCCACTGCCGGTAGCGCTCAGCCTCGGCAGAGGCACGCTCGGCGTCCCAGCTGAGCAGGGGTGCCATCAGGTGGGCGACCGTTCCGGCGGCGGCAGCGCCGGCGTCGTCCGCCTCGAACACCGCGCGGATCCGACGGGCCAAGACATCCTGGACCGAGCGCGCACCCTCATGTGTGACGGCGTGCACGGCCTCAGCGGCCAGGTGTCCGGGCAACCCGGGCAGCTCCTCGGCCAGCTCCGGG of Citricoccus sp. K5 contains these proteins:
- a CDS encoding dihydrodipicolinate synthase family protein, which produces MTLELMRERLAGVVAIPVTPFDRHGGIDDEAFTRVLARMVDAGIQVVTPNGNTSEYYSLTDAERRHCVELTVQSAGPGCSTLAGVGGAVPEAVEAARHARSAGAQAIMVHQPTHPFMSSEGWVEYHRQIAEAVPELGVVLYLRNPRIDGASVARLADAAPNLVAIKYAVPDPVRMATVSRDCDRPHLVWIAGLAELSAPGYWAVGATGFTSGFANVEPTLSLRLLEALRTADTEGAMRIWELIRPFEELRARNESEHNVSVVKESLAQMGLCERDVRPPISTLTAADRQRVEKMMLQWQGALQAG
- a CDS encoding FadR/GntR family transcriptional regulator, coding for MTSTPARSGPSRTEALVDHLRRRIVGGELVPGQKLPSENQLVTAHGVSRTVVREAILRLQAEGLVHTRRGSGSFVLTPPAVHDAGRPVPRTTPTNSVAGRMDLIDYRVAIESEAAALAAIRRSEDMAEGVQRAERAFAASAGASNPAGPADLLRLDFAFHRSVAEASGSALMLQALDALGPAMIAMPRARLDEAGAGRRATVVAAEHAAVAAAVVDGDAQGAAAAMRTHLRNSARRFLEESTGR
- a CDS encoding L-talarate/galactarate dehydratase, with the translated sequence MPASLEAPYTPDAIRHVTLSTARLPLATPISDAKVFTGRQKPMTEVVFLFAEITTEQGHEGLGFSYSKRAGGPAQFAHAREVAESMIGEDPNDIAKLYTKLLWAGASVGRSGVATQALAALDVALYDLKSKRAGLPLAKFLGAHRDSVRTYNTSGGFLNASIEEVKERASQSIEEGIGGIKIKVGLPDSAEDLRRVAAVREHIGPDVPLMVDANQQWDRATALRMGRRLEEFDLVWIEEPLDAYDVQGHADLTAALDTPIATGEMLASVAEHERLIAARACDIIQPDAPRVGGITQFQRLATLADQAGLDLAPHFAMEIHLHLAATYPREPWVEHFDWLDPLFNERLETSGGRMLLPQRPGLGVSLSDQARAWTTETVEFGRA
- a CDS encoding DASS family sodium-coupled anion symporter — encoded protein: MSSTLSATSRTPAAPRRTDVTAALLGGKTFRSLSEQTLSPREEKFERARQTLGFFLAPAVAIAFALLPTPMDSTQQLLAAVLLGVIILWICEPVPIPIGGLIGVAAVVVLGVAPAGDVLAPFGSTTIFTFIGAFILAQAMLKHGIAQRLAFAVLSIPGVAKSTYRIIIAFGAITCLLSAFVSNTATVAMLMPTALGILAVIAQLMQDRGVVKATFDPLRLRVGAALMLMLAYGASVGGLLTPVGAPPNLIGRGLIEEATGERISFAQWTATAAPLCLAMFAVLAAVMFLLNKPEIRRISGVEEFIREQKAAHGKMKRAEVNTLIAFGFTVTLWLLPAVASLVLGADSEAYAVLDDRLDEGIVAVLGAALLFILPTNWKKRQATLTWSDAARIDWGTILLFGTGIIFGALLADTGLAETIGNAASQNLGVTSVATITVFAVILAILISETTSNTASAAVVVPIVIPLCVAMDVDPFVPALAATFAASFGFMLPVSTPQNAIVYGSGTVPITRMIRTGIGFDILGAILIITIIPVMVAVTGIGG
- a CDS encoding LysR family transcriptional regulator yields the protein MDVRHLRYFLAVADHQGFSRAAEQLLIAQPSLSQTIKALEQEIGLPLFHRVGRRVVLSEAGKELVGPARLVVRDLEAARAALDSLKGVRSGRLELTAMPSPGIEPLTSMLATYTQLHPSVTVSVEAAFTSESVVTSLRNGHAEIGLLGSDRPILVPDLKVMQLERQPLMLIVNPHADSFGSQDTLQPADLGGHRVVVSQRGSLMRSLVDDILASGIGVEIAVEVAHRTSVLPLVLAGVGHAVMPSSWAPLARQSGLRVMDIEPISILHVAVLSRENNLTPAAQAFLSVAQDHASQHTDSIE
- a CDS encoding tartrate dehydrogenase translates to MSETRVFKIASIPADGVGKEVVAAGRRVLDALAQQSNGSFAFEWTEFPWGCEYFAEHGVMMDPDGLETLRGFDAIYFGAVGWENVPDHTSLWGLRLNITQNFDQWANIRPVKFLPGVQSPLRKADHTELDWIVVRENSEGEYAGLGGRNLSGRGPGNEVALQTALFTDKGCERIMRFAFDLARTRTVKKVSSVTKSNAQQYGMVLWDEVFQRVALDYPDVATESVLVDAMSAKFILNPEDLSVVVASNLNADILSDLGSALAGSLGLAASANLNPERRFPSMFEPVHGTAPDIAGQGICNPMGAIASAALMLDHFGLQAEARQVEAAIEAATAAGRLPRDLGGQSSTDEVTEAIIESLSMTLATA
- a CDS encoding glycerate kinase — encoded protein: MEHTMETKVLLALDKFKGSLTASEAALALSAGLRSGAGQNRVSCQVLPLADGGDGSVDAALEAGFTPLTVTVTGPTGIPAVTTLALDGSSAVVEVATTSGLQMLPHGRPAPLNSSSLGFGQAVQAALDRGTRQVVLALGGSATTDGGAGLLSALGARFRDDGGRVFEPTGATLKDIGRIDLDGLVSLDGRDLVAANDVQNPLLGPEGTAAVYGPQKGATPSDVVLLENGLAHLVRRLDEAGAPGTDCASTPGAGSAGGLGFAAMLLGARMVSGAEFFLDLLGFDQALAGCDLVVTGEGKIDQQTLSGKLPLVVARRAASVPVVAVVGYNALEVDELPGHHIERIYALSSMTTRDCAADPALSAELLTQLGRQIIRVFTTATDRNTP
- the pyk gene encoding pyruvate kinase encodes the protein MRRAKIVATFGPATAGYATTHALLQAGVDIARLNMSHGEHAVHEQTYHQVREAARELDRPVGILADLQGPKIRLGRFADGPHHLAAGQRFTITVRDVEGTAEICSTTFSGLAADVTPGDILLIDDGKVAVRALRVDATEILTEVTVPGLVSNNKGINLPGVAMSIPALTEKDETDLRWALRCGVDLVALSFVRDATDIRRVHEVMDEVGRRVPVIAKIEKPQAVEKIEEIIDAFDAIMVARGDLGVELPLEEVPLVQKRAVELARRWAKPVIVATQMLESMIENPRPTRAEASDCANAVLDGADAVMLSGETSVGAFPVDTVRTMASIIESTEEHGLERIPALGTTPRTRGGSITRAAVEIADQLDAKVICTFTETGDSARRLARLRPATPVYAFSPSDTTVQTMALTWGLQPRRVPSVDSTDAMTELVDRMLHENGLATPGDLVVIAAGSPPGRAGTTNIIKVHRIGDRALDHAH
- a CDS encoding DUF3817 domain-containing protein; the protein is MTTPDQQPPVDPNTLPDPEDITEADLPAPPPRPEKSAPRRFAGTDQQIKSALMMYKICAWITGIMLLLLVFEMIFKYGYGTELYAGGTLADGAANSLSLQPEDSVTGGLNLSIAVLIAHGWLYVVYLVAAFRLWSLMRWNGMRLLAIAGGGVVPFLSFIVEKRVHRETMQELADHPEALRRY
- a CDS encoding SURF1 family protein, which codes for MLKTALKPQWIAGLVLALVVSAVFVLLGKWQMDNSASAPPPLTQTETPVELTEHFVPEKAMYGTEADQVVTMTGSFVPDTDVFIHPRLHGGQDGTEGYWVVSAFQVDGAPNGEVMPVVRGWTASTAETDPAPQGDLHITGRLLPAEGPSPEGIQHTADGTVLTNLASSELINLWDVRSYAGYVAAFDVVATGGPGAPDSGQEVGAKAEGGALEPVLVGPQPQETTYNWMNIFYAIEWVVFAGFAIFLWWRFLRDDYLRSQDEDELDRQWAEEWRAAELERRRTEALEAKRKAIEEYEQYYGASTAPTSAQQTQQTQQTQENQ